The genomic region CAGAGAGGATGCAGGCAAGAAAAGAACTTCAATCCCCACAAGCTACACAGCCAAGGTGagagtttaaaggaatagttcacccaaaaatataaatgttctcgctttcaagccatccaagatgtagatgagtttgtttcttaatcagaacagatttggagaaatgtagcattacagaTCACACAGCAGTGTTAAATAATGCACAAATGCTTAAAGGAACCCCGGAGTATGATATAAGAGGAAACCCGCCatgaatcaaacatcaaataagCCCCAGATCAGACTGCTTTTGATGAGAATTAGTTTTCTGATAGTTTCTGATAGTTTAATACATAAAATATCCTGTATATATTAGAATatctgtttaaaatattattcacacaaatatttagttaaaagGACCTGGAAAACCCATTTATGTTtacattattcataaatgcacacTTTAATGACTCTTAAAAACTTTTTAGCTGTCTAGACTTCTTAAACTGTTGTGAATCATGGCAGATATGTAAAGTAATTTATTTcgaatgcatgttttttttcccctcatttttCCAGGAAGCAGTCAAAGGTGGGAGGTCAGTAAAAGAATTCTCTTTGACCCTAGGAGCGGCTCAGAGACAGCAGAGGTCACCGTCATCCTCAGAGGAGCTGACAGACGAGGAGGAAAGTTTTGTATGTCTCATATCTTCATTTATCAGTATCTACATGTATGATATATGAAATATGGCCATTTAATTCAGTTTGTCCTTTACAGCATCCAAGCATGGAGAAGTCTAAGAGAAAAGGGTCCAGTCAACGGCAAAGTGGCCAGAAACAAAAAAGgaaatcttcatcttcatcaggtACTAAACAATACagttgttttaaaagtttttttttttaatgctttaatagTGTGCAATGAAGCTTGTCTTGGTTCTTGCAGTATTTTTCCCCATTTATTTTCCTATTCAAAAAACATAGGTTGCATAAACCAACCAAACGGCACAGAAATGTCATTAAAAGACAttgcaaaacttaaaaaaaaaaaacattggccaAATTCAAAATTGTAATTTGTATTTCTGCAGAAAGAGCTGGCCCCTCTAAAAAACCAAGAGATTTGAGAAGTCCAACTGATCTTGATGTGGTGCTCGATAGTTTCCAGGAGTTTGTCACTCAGTATAAGTAAGTGTGAATAGCAATTATCAATCCAGTGTCTTCATAATTAACAGAAGTCAAGTGCTTAAATATTTGACTATGGTTTCTGCAGGCAGActataaactctgaagcagtcaAACGCTCCATTGATGCTGTCGGTCTCTCATTTGAGGAGCAGCTCTCAGAGATAGTGAGACTGTTTTTTAGACATTTTCACGTGAAATAAATGGAAATGTTGCTGAAGtcataattataaaaattttatttattcatagatCACAGCAACAAAGGAGCTGAAGAATGTGAGAAGAGAAAATAACAAGGTGACTCATCTGGGCAATATACAACTACCAACTACACATCAAAAGtttgaaaggtttttttatgttcataaaagaagtgtcttatgctcaccaagactgcttttatttgatcaacaattcTGTAAAACAGTAattagaaatattacaatttaaatgcatattaaaatgatttgtaaaggatcacgtgacactgaagactggaggctgagaattcagctttgccatcaaagaaataaattacattttaaaatatattcaaatagaaaatggttattttaaatgagtttttcCCAATTTTTGACTCGAAATGTTGAATAGCAGAGTTGCTTTGCAGACATTAACTGTATTGTTCTCTCTTTCAGATCAACAGCACTATTAATCAGAAGAGGACCAGACTTGTGGAAGCCAATAATGAGCTCATTAAGTAAGTACTGACAAGTAAACATACAGTAACTGATGTTAATTTTGAGATCTGTTATTGTAAAGGGACCATATAAAGGAGAACTGGATTTTTCGGTGTTTTATACCATTATATAAAAGTTACTTGTTCGAATCATAATAATGAATTTATAACTATAAAATTGAAATGAGTTTCTTGTCTCAGGGGAAAGACAAAGC from Carassius carassius chromosome 29, fCarCar2.1, whole genome shotgun sequence harbors:
- the LOC132109850 gene encoding uncharacterized protein LOC132109850 isoform X2 gives rise to the protein MDTDKTTVTQAKKIGKAVSEALNKKASSKENQEPHQVKKGKGRPLPTISEDREDAGKKRTSIPTSYTAKEAVKGGRSVKEFSLTLGAAQRQQRSPSSSEELTDEEESFHPSMEKSKRKGSSQRQSGQKQKRKSSSSSDQQHY